The following coding sequences lie in one Rutidosis leptorrhynchoides isolate AG116_Rl617_1_P2 chromosome 4, CSIRO_AGI_Rlap_v1, whole genome shotgun sequence genomic window:
- the LOC139839373 gene encoding uncharacterized protein At1g01500-like, producing the protein MENSNGTTKNNLQIIKYPTHQPYTYTKPLLAWFDIRVFYVRISNFMVEGYTPEYLTLSHIPLDPDTILEVNKKRCSLDSPGSSCRLKRNRVDKKFEEATFVSTDSIRLSGSVKFEVFDGEDLILSGVLEMSKNSNGFVGKTKNNDVERWSMKCESMIGANSRVMKGKQFMGPDSMLPMIEIYVAGSFMGSPIILTKTLQISFRKMQNRKGLLDPIPEGEAADSRRDFANGHDLDPQESEYGPYKSDNEYEYNNGSLHYHQNEYMEGEDGELTWFNAGVRVGVGLGLGICLGVGLGVGLLVRTYQSTTRNFRRRL; encoded by the exons ATGGAAAATTCAAACGGAACGACGAAAAACAACCTTCAGATTATCAAGTATCCAACTCACCAACCGTACACATACACAAAACCGTTACTAGCTTGGTTTGATATACGCGTGTTTTATGTTCGAATCAGCAATTTTATGGTGGAAGGGTACACACCTGAATATCTCACTCTAAGCCATATACCATTAGACCCCGATACGATTCTTGAAGTCAACAAAAAAAGATGCTCCCTTGACTCCCCGGGAAGTTCATGTCGTTTAAAAAGAAACCGAGTTGACAAAAAGTTCGAAGAAGCTACGTTTGTGAGCACCGATAGTATAAGATTATCGGGTAGTGTAAAATTCGAGGTCTTTGATGGTGAAGATCTTATACTTTCGGGCGTATTGGAGATGTCTAAAAATAGTAACGGTTTTGTTGGTAAAACGAAGAACAATGATGTTGAGAGATGGAGTATGAAATGTGAATCGATGATTGGTGCTAATTCTAGGGTTATGAAGGGGAAACAATTTATGGGTCCCGATTCGATGTTACCTATGATTGAAATTTATGTTGCGGGTTCGTTTATGGGTTCGCCTATTATTTTGACCAAGACTTTGCAGATTAGTTTCAGGAAAATGCAAAATCGAAAAGGGTTGTTGGATCCGATCCCTGAGGGTGAGGCGGCTGACTCTCGAAGAGATTTTGCAAATGGACATGATCTTGATCCTCAG GAATCTGAATACGGACCATACAAGAGTGACAACGAATATGAGTACAACAATGGCAGCTTGCATTATCATCAAAACGAGTACATGGAAGGCGAAGATGGAGAGCTCACATGGTTTAATGCCGGTGTAAGGGTCGGTGTTGGTTTAGGCCTTGGAATATGCCTTGGAGTCGGACTTGGTGTCGGCCTTCTAGTTCGCACTTATCAATCTACAACTCGAAACTTCAGAAGgcgactttaa